CAGCTCAAGGAGATGACGCTTTCTAGCGTACACGGCTTCCGCCGCGGGGAGACTGTCATCATCGGTGCCGGCGAGGTCGGCCAGACGATCACGGCGGCGCTCACGAACGCCGGGGTGCCGCACACAGTGCTCGATCAGACCGACGAGCCCGGCGTCGATGTCGTCGGCGACGCCACGGAGCCAGACGACCTGCGACACGCTGGCGTCGGCGCAGCCAGAACGGTTATTCTCGCCCTATCGGAGGACACCGACACCGAGTTCGCGACGCTGGTCATCCGTGACCTCAACCCGGACGTCGAAATCATTGCCCGCGCCGAGGAAAGCGAGAACGTCCAGAAGATGTACCGGGCGGGCGCTGACTACGTCCTCGCGCTGTCGACGGTCAGCGGCCGGATGCTCGCCTCCACGATCCTCGAAGACGAGGACGTCATCTCGATGGACCAGCAAGTCGAGGTCATCCGCGTCGCCGCTAACGGTCTCGGGAATACGACGATCGGCGAGGCCGATGTCCGCTCACGGACGGGCTGTACGGTCGTCGCCATCGAACGCGACGGTGCAGTCATCACTGACCTCGGTCCTGGCGTGACTATCGAACCGACTGACAAGCTCGTCATCGCCGGCACCGACGACGGCGTGACGCGGTTCAAATCGACGTTTGGCTAACCACCTTTTTCCGCCTCGGGTGCGCTTCACGCACCGCTCGGCGCAAAAACGTGGTCTTGCTGAGCGGAGCAAAGCAAGGCTCGAAAGACGAGCCTCGCGAGTCTTTCGGTGGCGAAAAAGGCCGAACGCTCGCTATGCTCGCGTTCGGTGAACCGCTCACTTCGTTCGCGGACAGTCGCTACGCGTCCGTTACCGCAGAGTTCGATATTGGAGAGACTCGACAGGAGATGCATCTTGGGCCGATTCCGAGAACCGGCGGCGTCGCCGCTGGACGCTGGCCGCCCTGCCCTTCCCCGGTTCGCGCGATGAAACGCGCTCACGGCCACGCGGTAGTGACAGGCTACGGACGACTGACAGCGGGAGCGCCTTACCGCTCGTCCAGCGGCACGAACTCCGTCTCGTCGGGGTTCTTGCCGACGTAGCGGGCACGCGGTCGGATCAGACGGTTATCCTCGATGTACTCGAAGACGTGGGCGACCCAGCCGCCGACGCGGGACATCGCGAAGATGGGGGTGTAGATGTCGATGGGGATGCCCATCTGGTAGTACGTCGACGCCGAGTAGAAGTCGACGTTCGGGGCCAGCCCCTTCTCTTCCATGAGGTAGTCCTCGATAGTGGTGGACATCTCGTACCACTTGAGCGTCCCGGCGGCCTCGCCGAGTTCCTTCGAGCGCTCGCCGAGAATCTTCGCGCGCGGGTCCTTGACGTTGTAGACGCGGTGGCCGAAGCCGGAGACGCGGCGGCCCTCGTCGAGGGCGTTCTTGACCCAGTCCAGCGGGTCGGATTCGGCGTCGTCGACCTCCTTTAGCATCTCCATAACGTCCTGATTGGCCCCACCGTGGAGCGGCCCCTTCAGGGTCCCGATGGCGGAAGTGACCGCGCTGTGAACGTCCGACAGCGTCGACGCCGTCGTGATAGCCGAGAACGTCGAGGCGTTGAGGCCGTGGTCGGCGTGGAGGACGAGCGCCTGGTCGAACACGTCGGCGAGCACGTCGTCGGGCTCCTCGCCGTTGAGCATGTACAGGAAGTTCGCGGCGTGGTCGAGGTCGTCGCGAGGTGCGACGGGTTCCTTGCCGTCGCGGATACGGGTGAACGCCGCGATGATGGTCGGGATCTTGGCCGTGATTCGCCGTCCAGTTTCAAGATTGACCGTCTCGTCGGTCGGTTCGGCGTCCTCGGGCGCAGGGTCGAACGCCGAGAGCATCGACACCGCAGTCCGGAGCGCTGCCATCGGGTTCTCGTCCGCTTCGGCGAGTTGTCGCACGGTCGAGATGACGTCGTCGTCCACGCCGCGCGCGTCCACCATCGCCTGCTTGAACTCGGAGAGTTCGTCCCGGTTCGGCAGGTGGCCGTGCCAGAGCAGGTACAGCACCTCTTCGTAGCTGGCACCCTTCGCAAGGTCCTCGATGGTGTACCCCCGATACACGAGTTTGCCAGCGTCGCCGTCGATAACGCTGAGTTCGGACTCGGCGACGATGACACCCTCGAGTCCCTTCTTGAGGTCGTCGGACATACGCAATCAGTTCCCTACCTTCCGGGAAAAACATTTTCTTTCCGAGCGTGTGTGGCACAATGTCAGGAACAGTTATTGGACGACTGTCCATCTGATTACCGGTCTATTTGGGTCGATACCCCAACGTAGCACCCACACTGGTATGCAAACGGCCAGTCGTGGCTGACAGCGGGGCGCGCTATCTCTCCACACAGTGAGGAACGTTTTTGCTCGGGGCCATCGAATCGACGGCCATGGACCCGACAGGGACGGTCGAGTACGAACCGGTCAGCGTCAAGCAGGTGCTGGCCGAGATGAAAGACACCGCCGAGTTGCTCATCGACCTCTCGTACTCGGCTGTCCTGCTGGGTAGCGACGACGTGGCCGCGGAGGTGCTGGAGTTAGAGGAAAAGATGGACGTGCTCCAGTTGCGCGCACGCATGAGCCTCCTGATGGCCTGCCGGTCGACGGCGGACGCGGAGTCGCTGGCCCCCGTCCTGGGGATGGTCGGGGCCGCCGAGAAGATCAGCGACGCGGCCGGCGACATCGCCAAAATAGTGCTAGAGGATATCGGCCTGCCAGACACGATGCGGGCGGCCCTGCCCGAAGCCGTCGAGACGCTCGTGCGGGCGACAATCGGTTCGGACTCTCGGCTAGCCAATGAGACGCTGGGGAGCCTGAACCTCGAAACCGAGACCGGCGTCCGCGCGCTGGCGATCCGCCGGCAGGGGAACTGGCTGCTCAACCCCGACCGGGAGACGCGCCTCGAAGCGGACGACGTGGTGCTGTTCCGGGGGCCAGAGGCCGGCATCGCCGAGGTGTATCAGGACGCGACCGGCGACGTGTACGAGCCGCCGGAACCGCCGGAGGGAGGCGTCCGGGACCTCGAACGCGCCGTCGACTCCATCGTCCTGATGAAAGACATGGGCGAGCTGGCCGTCGATCTGGCCTACGGCGCGGTGCTGTTCGACAGTACGGAAGTCGCCGAGGAAGTCGTCGAACTCGAAGCCGAGGTCGACGCGCTGCAGTCCCGGTTCGAGGCCTGGACGCTCCGGGCCGCCGCCGACATCGACGACCCCGTGTCGCTGCGAGGCCTCGTCCACCTGGCCCGTTCGACGGAGGTTATCTCCGACGCCGCGCTGGAGATGAGCGAGGGGGTTCTGCGGGGACTGTCGACCCATCCGGTCGTCGCCGAGGCCGTGCAGGAGTCCGACGAGGTCATCGTCCGGACGGCGGTGTACCCCGACAGCGACCTCGCTGGGACGACCATCGGCGACGCGGCGGTCAAGACGGCGACGGGTATGCGGATCATCGCGATACGTCGCGGGGCCGGGGAGAGTGAACGGACCGGGCGCGAGGGCGGCGACTGGGTCGTTTCGCCGGGCCCGGAAACGCAGATTCAGACGGGCGACGTGCTCATCGCGAAGGGGACTCGAACCGGCGGCGGTCGGCTTACAGAACTGGCCGAGGGAAAATAGCGTTCTGCTACTGTCTTGCGAGTC
The genomic region above belongs to Haloarcula hispanica ATCC 33960 and contains:
- the citZ gene encoding citrate synthase; this encodes MSDDLKKGLEGVIVAESELSVIDGDAGKLVYRGYTIEDLAKGASYEEVLYLLWHGHLPNRDELSEFKQAMVDARGVDDDVISTVRQLAEADENPMAALRTAVSMLSAFDPAPEDAEPTDETVNLETGRRITAKIPTIIAAFTRIRDGKEPVAPRDDLDHAANFLYMLNGEEPDDVLADVFDQALVLHADHGLNASTFSAITTASTLSDVHSAVTSAIGTLKGPLHGGANQDVMEMLKEVDDAESDPLDWVKNALDEGRRVSGFGHRVYNVKDPRAKILGERSKELGEAAGTLKWYEMSTTIEDYLMEEKGLAPNVDFYSASTYYQMGIPIDIYTPIFAMSRVGGWVAHVFEYIEDNRLIRPRARYVGKNPDETEFVPLDER
- a CDS encoding potassium channel family protein, coding for MDPTGTVEYEPVSVKQVLAEMKDTAELLIDLSYSAVLLGSDDVAAEVLELEEKMDVLQLRARMSLLMACRSTADAESLAPVLGMVGAAEKISDAAGDIAKIVLEDIGLPDTMRAALPEAVETLVRATIGSDSRLANETLGSLNLETETGVRALAIRRQGNWLLNPDRETRLEADDVVLFRGPEAGIAEVYQDATGDVYEPPEPPEGGVRDLERAVDSIVLMKDMGELAVDLAYGAVLFDSTEVAEEVVELEAEVDALQSRFEAWTLRAAADIDDPVSLRGLVHLARSTEVISDAALEMSEGVLRGLSTHPVVAEAVQESDEVIVRTAVYPDSDLAGTTIGDAAVKTATGMRIIAIRRGAGESERTGREGGDWVVSPGPETQIQTGDVLIAKGTRTGGGRLTELAEGK